The proteins below come from a single Malus domestica chromosome 03, GDT2T_hap1 genomic window:
- the LOC103432565 gene encoding metal tolerance protein 2 isoform X1 has translation MGFRFHNLNSVRKRLAFHVHKHNHRPPLPSPTISQPLDSHLQNPIYSIARRWHLGHSHHQNDDQHRLSGEEGEKIFRMGLAADVGLAAGKALTGYLSGSTAIIADAAHSVSDVVLSSVALWSFKAAKAPKDKEHPYGHGKFETLGALGISCMLLATAGGIAWHALDLLMGLFSADPAIVSQSLTHEHGHSHRHHGVDMEYPVLALSMTVFSISVKEGLYWITLRAGERQGSGLMKANAWHHRADAISSVVALIGVGGSILGVKFLDPLAGLLVAGMILKAGIETGHQSVLELVDAAIPAELLDPMKQTIVQVEGVKGCHRLRARRAGSSLYLDVHIEVDPFCSVSAAHDIGENVRRQIHKSHPEVSEVFIHIDPSISQICPSEDQPEILKETACPTNVSPAEKDIEAAVSTIISSKYAEKMVVERITHHLLQGKMYLQIEVSMPPDIVIRDAMEVAKEAEQDILTAATNVIHVGIQLRLRNPIPQFNSE, from the exons ATGGGATTCAGATTCCACAATCTCAATTCTGTACGCAAAAGGCTCGCTTTCCACGTTCACAAGCACAATCATCGTCCTCCTCTTCCCAGTCCCACAATATCCCAGCCCCTCGATTCCCATCTGCAAAACCCTATTTACTCGATCGCCAGACGGTGGCATTTGGGCCACTCCCACCACCAAAACGATGATCAGCATCGCCTCTCCGGTGAAGAGGGGGAGAAGATTTTCCGGATGGGATTGGCAGCTGATGTTGGACTGGCTGCCGGGAAAGCTTTGACGGGTTACTTGTCCGGAAGCACGGCGATCATTGCTGATGCCGCCCATTCGGTCTCCGACGTG GTTCTTAGCAGCGTTGCTTTATGGTCATTTAAAGCTGCAAAGGCTCCGAAAGACAAAGAACACCCATATG GACACGGTAAATTTGAGACTCTTGGAGCACTTGGAATCTCTTGTATGCTGTTGGCCACGGCTGGTGGCATTGCATGGCATGCTTTGGATCTTTTGATG GGATTGTTTTCAGCAGATCCTGCTATAGTTAGTCAGTCATTGACACATGAGCATGGGCATAGTCATCGTCATCATGGAGTTGACATGGAGTACCCTGTTCTAGCACTGAGCATGACTGTTTTTTCAATATCTGTTAAGGAAGG ACTTTACTGGATTACATTACGGGCTGGGGAAAGACAAGGTAGTGGACTGATGAAAGCAAATGCATGGCATCATCGTGCAGATGCCATTTCGTCAGTAGTTGCTCTCATTGGAGTTG GAGGTTCAATCCTTGGAGTAAAGTTTCTGGATCCCCTAGCTGGACTTCTTGTCGCAGGCATGATCCTGAAGGCGGGAATTGAAACTGGGCATCAGAG TGTCTTGGAACTGGTGGATGCTGCAATCCCAGCAGAACTTTTGGATCCTATGAAACAAACAATTGTACAAGTCGAGGGTGTGAAG GGTTGTCATCGCTTGAGGGCAAGGAGGGCTGGTTCATCTCTATACCTTGATGTACATATTGAG GTTGATCCTTTTTGTAGTGTTAGCGCTGCACATGACATTGGAGAAAATGTTCGTCGTCAGATTCACAAATCCCATCCTGAAGTCTCTGAGGTTTTCATACACATAG ATCCTTCAATTTCACAAATTTGCCCCAGTGAAGATCAGCCAGAAATTCTCAAAGAAACTGCATGCCCAACAAATGTTTCTCCTGCAGAAAAAGACATTGAGGCAGCTGTTTCTACCATCATCTCATCGAAGTATGCAGAG AAAATGGTTGTCGAACGCATAACGCATCACTTGTTACAAGGCAAGATGTATCTCCAAATTGAGGTTTCCATGCCCCCTGACATTGTAATTCG AGATGCAATGGAGGTGGCAAAAGAAGCCGAGCAAGACATTTTGACGGCGGCGACGAATGTCATTCACGTCGGCATTCAGCTGCGTCTGAGGAATCCAATTCCACAGTTCAACAGTGAATAA
- the LOC103432565 gene encoding metal tolerance protein 2 isoform X2 yields the protein MGFRFHNLNSVRKRLAFHVHKHNHRPPLPSPTISQPLDSHLQNPIYSIARRWHLGHSHHQNDDQHRLSGEEGEKIFRMGLAADVGLAAGKALTGYLSGSTAIIADAAHSVSDVVLSSVALWSFKAAKAPKDKEHPYGHGKFETLGALGISCMLLATAGGIAWHALDLLMGLFSADPAIVSQSLTHEHGHSHRHHGVDMEYPVLALSMTVFSISVKEGLYWITLRAGERQGSGLMKANAWHHRADAISSVVALIGVGGSILGVKFLDPLAGLLVAGMILKAGIETGHQSVLELVDAAIPAELLDPMKQTIVQVEGVKGCHRLRARRAGSSLYLDVHIEVDPFCSVSAAHDIGENVRRQIHKSHPEVSEVFIHIDPSISQICPSEDQPEILKETACPTNVSPAEKDIEAAVSTIISSKYAETPNVLVSACVSENGCRTHNASLVTRQDVSPN from the exons ATGGGATTCAGATTCCACAATCTCAATTCTGTACGCAAAAGGCTCGCTTTCCACGTTCACAAGCACAATCATCGTCCTCCTCTTCCCAGTCCCACAATATCCCAGCCCCTCGATTCCCATCTGCAAAACCCTATTTACTCGATCGCCAGACGGTGGCATTTGGGCCACTCCCACCACCAAAACGATGATCAGCATCGCCTCTCCGGTGAAGAGGGGGAGAAGATTTTCCGGATGGGATTGGCAGCTGATGTTGGACTGGCTGCCGGGAAAGCTTTGACGGGTTACTTGTCCGGAAGCACGGCGATCATTGCTGATGCCGCCCATTCGGTCTCCGACGTG GTTCTTAGCAGCGTTGCTTTATGGTCATTTAAAGCTGCAAAGGCTCCGAAAGACAAAGAACACCCATATG GACACGGTAAATTTGAGACTCTTGGAGCACTTGGAATCTCTTGTATGCTGTTGGCCACGGCTGGTGGCATTGCATGGCATGCTTTGGATCTTTTGATG GGATTGTTTTCAGCAGATCCTGCTATAGTTAGTCAGTCATTGACACATGAGCATGGGCATAGTCATCGTCATCATGGAGTTGACATGGAGTACCCTGTTCTAGCACTGAGCATGACTGTTTTTTCAATATCTGTTAAGGAAGG ACTTTACTGGATTACATTACGGGCTGGGGAAAGACAAGGTAGTGGACTGATGAAAGCAAATGCATGGCATCATCGTGCAGATGCCATTTCGTCAGTAGTTGCTCTCATTGGAGTTG GAGGTTCAATCCTTGGAGTAAAGTTTCTGGATCCCCTAGCTGGACTTCTTGTCGCAGGCATGATCCTGAAGGCGGGAATTGAAACTGGGCATCAGAG TGTCTTGGAACTGGTGGATGCTGCAATCCCAGCAGAACTTTTGGATCCTATGAAACAAACAATTGTACAAGTCGAGGGTGTGAAG GGTTGTCATCGCTTGAGGGCAAGGAGGGCTGGTTCATCTCTATACCTTGATGTACATATTGAG GTTGATCCTTTTTGTAGTGTTAGCGCTGCACATGACATTGGAGAAAATGTTCGTCGTCAGATTCACAAATCCCATCCTGAAGTCTCTGAGGTTTTCATACACATAG ATCCTTCAATTTCACAAATTTGCCCCAGTGAAGATCAGCCAGAAATTCTCAAAGAAACTGCATGCCCAACAAATGTTTCTCCTGCAGAAAAAGACATTGAGGCAGCTGTTTCTACCATCATCTCATCGAAGTATGCAGAG ACACCCAATGTTCTTGTTTCTGCTTGTGTTTCAGAAAATGGTTGTCGAACGCATAACGCATCACTTGTTACAAGGCAAGATGTATCTCCAAATTGA
- the LOC103432564 gene encoding homeobox protein LUMINIDEPENDENS-like isoform X2 — MENLSVEMEIGTSAESFGKFLDSQRELFHSQIDQLQRIVGTQCKLTGVNPLSQEMAAGALSIKIGKRPRDLLNPKAIKYMQSIFSIKDTISKKESRELSALFGVTVTQVRDFFNSQRSRVKKLVQLSREKALKSGEHEDLRDGVSTSPDSLIPSDPVPLNSVGPSTVDDAPSCSTQDNALSGLDDLDKRFVEDIFNLMRKEETFSGQVKLMEWIMRIQNSSVLCWFLTNGGVIILVTWLSEAAVEEQTSVLLVILKVLCHLPLHKALPLHMSAVLQSVNRLRFYRTPDISNRARVLLSRWSKLLARSQAMKKPNGIKTSSDSEELVILKQSIDEVMGDSESWKSNMDISEDILGTHFESAETRKLEASEPLKLLTASPDESNKKNILGVSSSQFRERRKVQLVEQPGQSAGRSVPATRTTTVSQARPMSADDIQKAKMRAQFMQSKYGKSRSSHENKELKTEGVDKLTISQASILPVVPKVPIRSNIEEPKKPATYPLKEREVPNKPETSLAPKRSLDLKEPILEKCQRIQIPWKMPPEIKFDPSWSVGGGEYCKEIEVQRNRNRREKETIYRTVQEIPSNPKEPWDIEMDYDDSLTPEIPIEQPPDVADTTETQASHNREVHNAETMVVPSQGANSVASFPPALSQINNASAAEPDLELLAVLLKNPELVFALTSGDAANLSSEDTVKLLDMIKSGGVGGVGVAGNVNGLGRKMEERVEVSLPSPTPSSNPGTSGWKGDAGRNAFPQRMPQVSSAHHIIPPQRLSTSQPAVPSYSPDYHRMQSPASEMALTMKDTHFHNVSNTAVPSVWGESTINHEQAPLSNSYNVAERQQPLYSTPARQQRQPQPVQQSRFSEPHIPMYTPKQPMGKPGPPSDSWRAGQDLPSKYHYIENQNQYNASSGGHLQPHLLSGPSWEGNEHVGGNQDFQSWSPDNSPRRNPGYMYGREHRTNPGQDYRSRGRNPAGYRDHNRQQGNRWPNRGGR, encoded by the exons ATGGAGAATCTCTCGGTGGAGATGGAGATTGGGACATCCGCGGAGTCCTTCGGGAAGTTCTTGGACTCTCAGAGGGAGCTTTTCCACAGCCAGATCGATCAGCTCCAGAGAATTGTCGGCACCCAATGCAAACTCACCGGCGTCAATCCTCTCTCCCAAGAAATG GCAGCTGGTGCTCTTTCAATTAAGATTG GAAAAAGACCTAGAGATTTGTTAAATCCAAAGGCTATAAAGTATATGCAATCTATTTTTTCGATTAAAGATACGATTAGTAAGAAGGAATCTCGGGAGCTCAGTGCTCTATTCGGCGTTACAGTCACACAG GTTCGTGATTTCTTTAACAGTCAACGGTCGAGAGTCAAAAAACTAGTCCAGTTGTCAAGGGAAAAGGCCTTGAAATCCGGTGAACATGAAGATTTGCGGGATGGGGTCTCAACAAGCCCTGATTCTTTGATTCCAAGTGATCCAGTTCCCTTGAACTCTGTTGGTCCCTCCACTGTTGACGACGCACCATCATGCTCAACGCAAGATAATGCTCTTTCTGGATTAGACGACTTAGATAAACGTTTCGTAGAAGATATTTTCAACTTGATGCGGAAAGAAGAAACATTTTCTGGGCAAGTGAAACTGATGGAGTGGATTATGCGGATACAAAATTCTTCAGTATTATGTTG GTTTTTAACTAATGGTGGTGTAATTATTTTAGTAACATGGTTGAGTGAAGCTGCTGTCGAAGAACAAACAAGTGTTCTACTTGTTATCTTAAAG GTTCTTTGTCATTTGCCTCTTCATAAAGCTCTTCCTTTGCATATGTCAGCCGTACTGCAAAGTGTTAATCGACTGCGGTTTTACAGGACACCAG ACATATCAAACAGGGCAAGAGTTTTGCTATCAAGGTGGAGCAAGCTATTAGCGAGAAGCCAAGCTATGAAGAAACCAAATGGCATTAAAACATCTAGCGATTCGGAAGAGTTAGTAATTCTGAAGCAGAG TATCGATGAAGTTATGGGCGATTCAGAATCATGGAAGTCAAATATGGATATTTCT GAAGACATCCTTGGAACACATTTTGAAAGTGCAGAAACCAG GAAATTAGAGGCGTCAGAACCCTTGAAGTTATTGACAGCATCACCAGATGAGTCAAATAAGAAGAACATCTTGGGTGTATCTTCATCTC AATTTCGTGAGCGCAGAAAAGTTCAGTTGGTGGAACAGCCTGGCCAATCAGCTGGGAGAAGTGTACCGGCCACAAGGACAACAACTGTGAGTCAGGCTCGTCCAATGTCTGCTGATGATATCCAAAAAGCAAAAATGCGAGCACAATTTATGCAGAGCAAGTATGGGAAATCTCGTTCATCCCATGAAAATAAAGAATTGAAGACTGAAGGTGTGGACAAACTTACAATCTCTCAGGCAAGCATTTTGCCCGTGGTACCCAAAGTTCCAATTCGGTCTAATATTGAGGAACCGAAGAAACCTGCGACATATCCTTTGAAAGAGAGGGAAGTTCCTAATAAGCCCGAAACTTCTCTTGCCCCAAAGCGGAGTCTGGATTTGAAGGAGCCCATATTAGAGAAGTGCCAGAGAATCCAGATCCCATGGAAGATGCCTCCAG AAATAAAATTCGATCCCTCGTGGAGCGTTGGTGGTGGTGAATATTGCAAAGAAATCGAAGTCCAGAGAAACAGAAACCGCCGTGAGAAGGAAACCATCTACCGGACAGTTCAGGAGATACCGTCTAACCCGAAGGAACCATGGGACATTGAAATGGATTATGATGATTCATTAACACCAGAAATACCAATAGAACAACCGCCTGATGTTGCTGATACCACTGAAACACAGGCTTCCCATAACAGAGAAGTACATAATGCAGAAACAATGGTCGTTCCTTCTCAAGGAGCAAACAGTGTCGCTTCGTTTCCACCGGCCTTATCTCAAATTAATAATGCTAGCGCAGCTGAACCGGATCTAGAACTGCTTGCCGTACTGCTAAAAAATCCAGAACTGGTGTTTGCTTTGACTTCTGGCGATGCTGCTAACTTGTCGAGCGAGGACACAGTAAAATTGCTGGATATGATAAAGTCTGGTGGGGTTGGTGGGGTTGGTGTTGCTGGTAATGTAAATGGTTTAGGTAGAAAAATGGAGGAGAGGGTCGAAGTTTCTCTTCCATCCCCGACGCCTTCAAGCAACCCTGGAACG AGTGGATGGAAAGGAGATGCTGGAAGGAATGCATTTCCCCAACGGATGCCGCAGGTTTCATCTGCTCATCACATTATTCCGCCGCAACGGCTATCAACTTCCCAACCGGCAGTACCTTCATACTCACCAGATTATCATCGTATGCAATCACCAGCCTCAGAGATGGCTTTAACCATGAAGGACACGCATTTCCACAACGTATCAAACACGGCCGTGCCTTCAGTTTGGGGTGAAAGCACGATCAATCACGAACAAGCTCCCCTATCTAACTCTTATAATGTAGCAGAACGGCAGCAGCCCTTGTATTCCACTCCGGCAAGGCAACAAAGACAGCCGCAGCCAGTACAACAATCCCGTTTTTCTGAACCTCACATTCCTATGTACACGCCTAAACAGCCGATGGGAAAACCCGGCCCTCCATCAGATTCGTGGAGAGCCGGGCAGGATTTGCCTTCAAAGTACCATTACATAGAGAACCAAAATCAGTATAATGCATCTTCTGGAGGGCATTTGCAGCCTCACCTGTTGTCAGGTCCTTCTTGGGAAGGAAATGAACATGTTGGCGGCAACCAAGATTTCCAATCGTGGAGCCCGGATAATAGTCCGCGTAGAAATCCCGGGTATATGTACGGAAGAGAACACAGAACAAACCCGGGACAGGATTACAGGTCGAGGGGAAGGAATCCTGCCGGATACCGGGACCATAATAGGCAGCAGGGAAACAGATGGCCTAATCGCGGCGGACGCTGA
- the LOC103432564 gene encoding homeobox protein LUMINIDEPENDENS-like isoform X1, producing the protein MENLSVEMEIGTSAESFGKFLDSQRELFHSQIDQLQRIVGTQCKLTGVNPLSQEMAAGALSIKIDGPIAGKRPRDLLNPKAIKYMQSIFSIKDTISKKESRELSALFGVTVTQVRDFFNSQRSRVKKLVQLSREKALKSGEHEDLRDGVSTSPDSLIPSDPVPLNSVGPSTVDDAPSCSTQDNALSGLDDLDKRFVEDIFNLMRKEETFSGQVKLMEWIMRIQNSSVLCWFLTNGGVIILVTWLSEAAVEEQTSVLLVILKVLCHLPLHKALPLHMSAVLQSVNRLRFYRTPDISNRARVLLSRWSKLLARSQAMKKPNGIKTSSDSEELVILKQSIDEVMGDSESWKSNMDISEDILGTHFESAETRKLEASEPLKLLTASPDESNKKNILGVSSSQFRERRKVQLVEQPGQSAGRSVPATRTTTVSQARPMSADDIQKAKMRAQFMQSKYGKSRSSHENKELKTEGVDKLTISQASILPVVPKVPIRSNIEEPKKPATYPLKEREVPNKPETSLAPKRSLDLKEPILEKCQRIQIPWKMPPEIKFDPSWSVGGGEYCKEIEVQRNRNRREKETIYRTVQEIPSNPKEPWDIEMDYDDSLTPEIPIEQPPDVADTTETQASHNREVHNAETMVVPSQGANSVASFPPALSQINNASAAEPDLELLAVLLKNPELVFALTSGDAANLSSEDTVKLLDMIKSGGVGGVGVAGNVNGLGRKMEERVEVSLPSPTPSSNPGTSGWKGDAGRNAFPQRMPQVSSAHHIIPPQRLSTSQPAVPSYSPDYHRMQSPASEMALTMKDTHFHNVSNTAVPSVWGESTINHEQAPLSNSYNVAERQQPLYSTPARQQRQPQPVQQSRFSEPHIPMYTPKQPMGKPGPPSDSWRAGQDLPSKYHYIENQNQYNASSGGHLQPHLLSGPSWEGNEHVGGNQDFQSWSPDNSPRRNPGYMYGREHRTNPGQDYRSRGRNPAGYRDHNRQQGNRWPNRGGR; encoded by the exons ATGGAGAATCTCTCGGTGGAGATGGAGATTGGGACATCCGCGGAGTCCTTCGGGAAGTTCTTGGACTCTCAGAGGGAGCTTTTCCACAGCCAGATCGATCAGCTCCAGAGAATTGTCGGCACCCAATGCAAACTCACCGGCGTCAATCCTCTCTCCCAAGAAATG GCAGCTGGTGCTCTTTCAATTAAGATTG ATGGTCCAATTGCAGGAAAAAGACCTAGAGATTTGTTAAATCCAAAGGCTATAAAGTATATGCAATCTATTTTTTCGATTAAAGATACGATTAGTAAGAAGGAATCTCGGGAGCTCAGTGCTCTATTCGGCGTTACAGTCACACAG GTTCGTGATTTCTTTAACAGTCAACGGTCGAGAGTCAAAAAACTAGTCCAGTTGTCAAGGGAAAAGGCCTTGAAATCCGGTGAACATGAAGATTTGCGGGATGGGGTCTCAACAAGCCCTGATTCTTTGATTCCAAGTGATCCAGTTCCCTTGAACTCTGTTGGTCCCTCCACTGTTGACGACGCACCATCATGCTCAACGCAAGATAATGCTCTTTCTGGATTAGACGACTTAGATAAACGTTTCGTAGAAGATATTTTCAACTTGATGCGGAAAGAAGAAACATTTTCTGGGCAAGTGAAACTGATGGAGTGGATTATGCGGATACAAAATTCTTCAGTATTATGTTG GTTTTTAACTAATGGTGGTGTAATTATTTTAGTAACATGGTTGAGTGAAGCTGCTGTCGAAGAACAAACAAGTGTTCTACTTGTTATCTTAAAG GTTCTTTGTCATTTGCCTCTTCATAAAGCTCTTCCTTTGCATATGTCAGCCGTACTGCAAAGTGTTAATCGACTGCGGTTTTACAGGACACCAG ACATATCAAACAGGGCAAGAGTTTTGCTATCAAGGTGGAGCAAGCTATTAGCGAGAAGCCAAGCTATGAAGAAACCAAATGGCATTAAAACATCTAGCGATTCGGAAGAGTTAGTAATTCTGAAGCAGAG TATCGATGAAGTTATGGGCGATTCAGAATCATGGAAGTCAAATATGGATATTTCT GAAGACATCCTTGGAACACATTTTGAAAGTGCAGAAACCAG GAAATTAGAGGCGTCAGAACCCTTGAAGTTATTGACAGCATCACCAGATGAGTCAAATAAGAAGAACATCTTGGGTGTATCTTCATCTC AATTTCGTGAGCGCAGAAAAGTTCAGTTGGTGGAACAGCCTGGCCAATCAGCTGGGAGAAGTGTACCGGCCACAAGGACAACAACTGTGAGTCAGGCTCGTCCAATGTCTGCTGATGATATCCAAAAAGCAAAAATGCGAGCACAATTTATGCAGAGCAAGTATGGGAAATCTCGTTCATCCCATGAAAATAAAGAATTGAAGACTGAAGGTGTGGACAAACTTACAATCTCTCAGGCAAGCATTTTGCCCGTGGTACCCAAAGTTCCAATTCGGTCTAATATTGAGGAACCGAAGAAACCTGCGACATATCCTTTGAAAGAGAGGGAAGTTCCTAATAAGCCCGAAACTTCTCTTGCCCCAAAGCGGAGTCTGGATTTGAAGGAGCCCATATTAGAGAAGTGCCAGAGAATCCAGATCCCATGGAAGATGCCTCCAG AAATAAAATTCGATCCCTCGTGGAGCGTTGGTGGTGGTGAATATTGCAAAGAAATCGAAGTCCAGAGAAACAGAAACCGCCGTGAGAAGGAAACCATCTACCGGACAGTTCAGGAGATACCGTCTAACCCGAAGGAACCATGGGACATTGAAATGGATTATGATGATTCATTAACACCAGAAATACCAATAGAACAACCGCCTGATGTTGCTGATACCACTGAAACACAGGCTTCCCATAACAGAGAAGTACATAATGCAGAAACAATGGTCGTTCCTTCTCAAGGAGCAAACAGTGTCGCTTCGTTTCCACCGGCCTTATCTCAAATTAATAATGCTAGCGCAGCTGAACCGGATCTAGAACTGCTTGCCGTACTGCTAAAAAATCCAGAACTGGTGTTTGCTTTGACTTCTGGCGATGCTGCTAACTTGTCGAGCGAGGACACAGTAAAATTGCTGGATATGATAAAGTCTGGTGGGGTTGGTGGGGTTGGTGTTGCTGGTAATGTAAATGGTTTAGGTAGAAAAATGGAGGAGAGGGTCGAAGTTTCTCTTCCATCCCCGACGCCTTCAAGCAACCCTGGAACG AGTGGATGGAAAGGAGATGCTGGAAGGAATGCATTTCCCCAACGGATGCCGCAGGTTTCATCTGCTCATCACATTATTCCGCCGCAACGGCTATCAACTTCCCAACCGGCAGTACCTTCATACTCACCAGATTATCATCGTATGCAATCACCAGCCTCAGAGATGGCTTTAACCATGAAGGACACGCATTTCCACAACGTATCAAACACGGCCGTGCCTTCAGTTTGGGGTGAAAGCACGATCAATCACGAACAAGCTCCCCTATCTAACTCTTATAATGTAGCAGAACGGCAGCAGCCCTTGTATTCCACTCCGGCAAGGCAACAAAGACAGCCGCAGCCAGTACAACAATCCCGTTTTTCTGAACCTCACATTCCTATGTACACGCCTAAACAGCCGATGGGAAAACCCGGCCCTCCATCAGATTCGTGGAGAGCCGGGCAGGATTTGCCTTCAAAGTACCATTACATAGAGAACCAAAATCAGTATAATGCATCTTCTGGAGGGCATTTGCAGCCTCACCTGTTGTCAGGTCCTTCTTGGGAAGGAAATGAACATGTTGGCGGCAACCAAGATTTCCAATCGTGGAGCCCGGATAATAGTCCGCGTAGAAATCCCGGGTATATGTACGGAAGAGAACACAGAACAAACCCGGGACAGGATTACAGGTCGAGGGGAAGGAATCCTGCCGGATACCGGGACCATAATAGGCAGCAGGGAAACAGATGGCCTAATCGCGGCGGACGCTGA
- the LOC103432562 gene encoding bifunctional protein FolD 2 has translation MASQSDHKAAIIDGKAIAQTIRNEIAEEVRHLSQKYGKVPGLAVVIVGTRKDSQSYVSMKRKACAEVGIKSVDIDLPENVSQDDLIAKVHELNATSDVHGILVQLPLPNHINEEKVLSEISIEKDVDGFHPLNIGKLAMKGREPLFLPCTPKGCLELLSRSGISIRGKKAVVVGRSNIVGLPVSLLLLKADATVTVVHSRTPDPESFICEADIVIAAAGQAMMIKGSWIKPGAAVIDVGTNAIDDPSRKSGYRLVGDVDFQEACKVAGWVTPVPGGVGPMTVAMLLKNTLDGAKHAIAQ, from the exons ATGGCATCACAATCTGATCACAAGGCTGCGATAATCGATGGGAAAGCTATAGCTCAGACCATCCGAAATGAGATTGCGGAGGAAGTTCGTCATCTGTCCCAGAAATACGGCAAG GTTCCGGGACTGGCAGTGGTGATAGTTGGGACCCGGAAGGACTCCCAAAGCTATGTGAGCATGAAGCGAAAGGCGTGCGCTGAAGTTGGGATCAAATCTGTGGACATTGACCTCCCGGAGAATGTGTCCCAAGACGACCTCATTGCCAAAGTTCACGAATTGAATGCTACTTCTGATGTACATG GTATACTAGTTCAGCTCCCATTGCCAAACCATATTAATGAGGAGAAAGTGTTGAGTGAAATCAGCATCGAGAAGGATGTTGATGGCTTTCATCCTCTCAACATCGGCAAACTTGCAATGAAAGGCAGAGAACCTCTGTTCCTTCCTTGCACTCCCAAG GGATGTCTTGAACTTCTGTCGCGGAGTGGGATAAGCATAAGGGGGAAGAAAGCAGTGGTTGTTGGCAGAAGTAACATTGTTGGACTACCAGTTTCATTGCTTCTTTTGAAAGCAGATGCTACTGTTACCGTAGTCCATTCCCGCACACCTGATCCAGAGAGTTTCATCTGTGAAGCGGACATTGTTATTGCTGCAGCAGGACAGGCAATGATG ATCAAGGGTAGTTGGATAAAACCCGGTGCTGCTGTCATTGATGTCGGCACAAATGCTATAGACGATCCGAGTAGAAAGTCGGGCTATAGATTGGTTGGAGATGTAGATTTCCAGGAAGCATGTAAGGTAGCCGGATGGGTAACTCCTGTTCCTGGTGGCGTCGGACCAATGACGGTGGCAATGTTGCTCAAGAACACTTTGGATGGTGCTAAGCATGCTATTGCGCAATAA